A section of the Triticum dicoccoides isolate Atlit2015 ecotype Zavitan chromosome 7A, WEW_v2.0, whole genome shotgun sequence genome encodes:
- the LOC119329971 gene encoding lysine histidine transporter 2-like: MAMNTSKAATSDKGLQDIDDWLPITSSRNAKWWYSAFHNVTAMVGAGVLSLPYAMSELGWGPGVAAMILSWAITLYTLWQMVEMHECVPGKRFDRYHELGQHAFGQKLGLWIVVPQQLVVEVGVCIVYMVTGGKSLKKVHDLLRPEHSHPIRTSYFICIFGSAHFLLSQLPNFNSITGVSLAAAVMSLSYSTIAWAASLHHAGKAGPGHVVDYSMTASTTPGRTFNFLSALGDVAFAYAGHNVVLEIQATIPSTPEKPSKKPMWRGVVLAYIVVAICYLPVAFLGYYVFGNAVDDNILITLERPRWLIAAANMFVVIHVIGSYQIYAMPVFDMLETFLVKKLRFKPGWPLRLIARSLYVAFTMIVGIAIPFFGGLLGFFGGFAFAPTTYFLPCIMWLAIKKPVRFSMSWCINWICIIIGVLLSVLAPIGGLRSIIINYKTYQFFS, from the exons ATGGCCATGAACACGAGCAAGGCGGCGACGTCGGACAAGGGGCTGCAGGACATCGACGACTGGCTGCCCATCACCTCCTCCCGGAACGCCAAGTGGTGGTACTCGGCCTTCCACAATGTCACCGCCATGGTCGGCGCCGGCGTCCTCAGCCTGCCCTACGCCATGTCCGAGCTCGGATG GGGTCCTGGCGTGGCGGCGATGATCCTGTCGTGGGCGATCACCCTGTACACGCTGTGGCAGATGGTGGAGATGCACGAGTGCGTGCCCGGCAAGCGCTTCGACCGGTACCACGAGCTGGGCCAGCACGCCTTCGGCCAGAAGCTGGGCCTCTGGATCGTCGTCCCGCAGCAGCTCGTCGTCGAGGTCGGCGTCTGCATCGTCTACATGGTCACCGGCGGCAAGTCGCTCAAGAAGGTGCACGACCTGCTCCGCCCGGAGCACAGCCACCCCATCCGCACCAGCTACTTCATCTGcatcttcggctccgcccacttcctCCTCTCCCAGCTCCCCAACTTCAACTCCATCACCGgcgtctccctcgccgccgccgtcatGTCGCTCAGCTACTCCACCATCGCCTGGGCTGCCTCGCTGCACCACGCCGGCAAGGCCGGGCCCGGCCACGTGGTCGACTACAGCATGACGGCGTCCACCACCCCCGGCAGGACCTTCAACTTCCTGAGCGCGCTCGGGGACGTGGCGTTCGCCTACGCCGGCCACAACGTGGTGCTGGAGATCCAGGCCACCATCCCCTCCACGCCCGAGAAGCCGTCCAAGAAGCCCATGTGGCGGGGCGTCGTCCTGGCCTACATCGTCGTCGCCATCTGCTACCTCCCCGTCGCCTTCCTTGGCTACTACGTCTTTGGCAACGCCGTCGATGACAACATCCTCATCACCCTCGAGAGGCCCCGCTGGCTCATCGCCGCCGCCAACATGTTCGTCGTCATCCACGTCATCGGCAGCTACCAG ATCTATGCGATGCCGGTCTTCGACATGCTCGAGACCTTCCTGGTGAAGAAGCTGAGGTTCAAGCCCGGGTGGCCTCTTCGTCTCATCGCACGCTCGCTCTACGTTG CATTCACCATGATCGTTGGCATCGCCATCCCCTTTTTCGGTGGGCTACTAGGGTTCTTTGGTGGTTTTGCATTTGCCCCAACAACCTACTTC CTTCCCTGCATTATGTGGCTGGCAATCAAGAAGCCAGTGAGGTTCAGCATGTCGTGGTGCATCAActgg ATCTGCATAATCATCGGCGTGCTTCTGTCCGTTTTGGCGCCCATCGGAGGCCTCCGTTCCATCATCATCAACTACAAGACGTACCAATTCTTCTCATGA
- the LOC119328127 gene encoding ornithine decarboxylase-like has protein sequence MAGGSAMQAVLAAPGVKGRKVRAFKGSEKDAVAGVVRSIAGTEEQGAFFVFDLAKVVDLYSGWCRALDGVRPYYAVKCNPEPAMLGAMATLGAGFDCASRAEIEAVLALGVVGPGSIVYANPCKPEAHLRYAAEVGVNLATYDTEDEVAKVKRCHPGCDLLLRIKGPDNPDAKIDLGTKYGARADEVVPLLRAAQSAGLRVAGVAFHVGACTSRVDVYRGAIEAARAAFDAAAQLGMPPMRVLDIGGGFMPNATFEGAAEAIGDALAQHFPRGCGVEVIGEPGQYFAETAFTLAARVIGRRTRGEVRQYWIDDGIYGALSCTILGDYVPRPRPLAAQLPPGGEKKYASTVFGPTCDSRDKVVSGYQLPEMQMGDWLVFDGIGAYAASSGSNFNGFLISDIKTHLAYST, from the coding sequence ATGGCCGGAGGCAGCGCAATGCAGGCGGTGCTGGCGGCCCCCGGTGTGAAGGGCCGGAAGGTGCGCGCGTTCAAGGGCAGCGAGAAGGACGCCGTTGCCGGCGTCGTGCGCTCCATCGCTGGCACCGAGGAGCAGGGCGCCTTCTTCGTCTTTGACCTCGCCAAGGTCGTCGACCTGTACAGCGGCTGGTGCCGCGCGCTGGACGGCGTGCGGCCCTACTACGCCGTCAAGTGCAACCCCGAGCCGGCGATGCTGGGCGCGATGGCGACTCTCGGCGCGGGATTCGACTGCGCCAGCCGCGCCGAGATCGAGGCCGTCCTCGCGCTCGGCGTCGTCGGGCCCGGGAGCATCGTGTACGCGAACCCGTGCAAGCCCGAGGCGCACCTCAGGTACGCGGCCGAGGTGGGCGTCAACCTCGCCACCTACGACACCGAGGACGAGGTGGCCAAGGTGAAGCGCTGCCACCCGGGCTGCGACCTCCTCCTCCGCATCAAGGGCCCCGACAACCCGGACGCCAAGATCGACCTCGGCACCAAGTACGGCGCGCGCGCCGACGAGGTGGTCCCGCTCCTGCGGGCCGCGCAGAGCGCGGGGCTCCGCGTCGCCGGCGTGGCGTTCCACGTCGGGGCGTGCACGTCCCGCGTCGACGTGTACCGCGGCGCGATCGAGGCCGCTCGCGCGGCGTTCGACGCGGCCGCGCAGCTCGGCATGCCGCCCAtgcgcgtgctcgacatcggcggcgGATTCATGCCGAACGCCACGTTCGAGGGGGCGGCGGAGGCCATCGGCGACGCGCTCGCGCAGCACTTCCCGCGCGGGTGCGGCGTGGAGGTGATCGGCGAGCCGGGGCAGTACTTCGCCGAGACGGCATTCACGCTCGCGGCGCGGGTCATCGGCAGGCGCACGCGCGGCGAGGTGCGCCAGTACTGGATCGACGACGGCATCTACGGCGCCCTCAGCTGCACCATCCTGGGCGACTACGTGCCGCGCCCCAGGCCGCTCGCCGCCCAGCTTCCGCCCGGCGGCGAGAAGAAGTACGCGTCGACGGTGTTCGGGCCGACGTGCGACTCCCGCGACAAGGTGGTGAGCGGGTACCAGCTGCCGGAGATGCAGATGGGGGACTGGCTCGTGTTCGACGGCATAGGCGCCTACGCCGCCTCGTCGGGCTCCAACTTCAACGGATTCTTGATCTCGGACATAAAGACGCATTTGGCCTACTCCACCTAG